The DNA region GAGCAGCCAGCCGAGCCCCGTGTTCTGCGCCATGGTCCCTTCTCCCCCTGCGTCGCTCCCCCTGGCTGGAGGATCTGACCTGCCAGCCTTCCCCACCTCCGGCGTCCCGGCAAGCATGATGGGGACATGGCACAGAAGATGACCGATGAACAATGGCGGGCCTTCGTCTCGCACGGCACCCGCACCGCCAAGCTCTCGACCGTCCGCGCGAACGGCAGCCCGCACATCGCACCGATCTGGTTCGTCCTCGACGGGGATGACCTGGTGTTCAACACCGGAAAGGACACGGTCAAGGGGCGCAATCTGGCGCGCGACGGGCGCGTGGCACTGTGCGTGGACGACGACCAACCCCCGTTCGCCTTCGTCGTGCTGCAGGGCCACGCCGAACTGATCGAGGACATCGAGCAGGTACGTCACTGGGCGACGCGCCTCGGCGGCCGGTACATGGGCGAGGACCGGGCCGAGGAGTTCGGCAAGCGCAACGGCGTGCCCGGAGAACTGCTGGTCCGGGTCAGGATCGACAAGGTGCTGGCGTACGACGCGGTCGCCGACTGACCCTCGCGCCCGGACACCTCAGCCAATGGAGTCGAGCAGCCGGGCGGTATGCCTCCGCCCGGCGTACTCCACGAGTCGGATCAACACCTCCTTTCCCGAATCGCGGTCCCGCGCGTCGCACAGCACCACAGGAGTCCCACGGTCGAGGTCCAAGGCTCGTGAGACGTCGTGCGCGCCGTACGTCCGTGCGTCCGAGAAGCAGTTGACCGCGACGACGAACGGAATCCGGCGGTGCTCGAAGTAGTCCACGGCGGGGAAGCAGTCCTCGAGTCTGCGGGTGTCCGCGAGGACGACGGCACCGAGCGCTCCCTGGGACAGCTCGTCCCACAGGAACCAGAAACGGTCCTGTCCCGGCGTCCCGAAGAGATACAGCGAAAGGCCGGATCTGATGGTGATGCGGCCGAAGTCCATCGCAACGGTCGTCGTGACCTTGCGATCCACGCCCTCGGTGTCGTCGACCGACTGGCCCGCTTCACTGAGGAGTTCCTCGGTGCGCAGGGGCCGGATCTCGCTGACGGCACCGACCAAGGTGGTCTTGCCCACGCCGAAGCCTCCGGCGACCAGGATCTTCAACGCCAGGGCGGTGCTCTCGGCGGTTCCCCGGGGGTCGGCGGTCTCGCCGGTCACCGTGGCGTCGCCGCCCGTGGTGTCAGAGTGCTCGGAGCCCATCGATCACCTCTCGCAGGATCTTCTCGTCGGGTAGCTGGGCGGGCGGGACGGGCCGGTGCACGACGACGTGGCCGCCCTCCACGAGGTCGCCGAGCAGCACCCTGACCACGCCCACCGGCAGGTCGGCACCGGCGGCGAGCTCCGCGACGGACTGAGTCTCGACACGGCACATTCCGATGAGCGCACGGTGCTCCGGGCCGAGTGCCGCGTCGCCGCCCGGCCCGGTCGCGTCGGTTCCGGACCCGGTGAGGGTGACGAGGGCGATCAGGTCGAAGCGCACGCCGCTGGGACCCGGCCGGGTCCGCCCGCCCGTCATGGCGTACGGACGCACCAGGGGCCCTGCCTCGACGTCGAACCACTGGCTCCCGTGCCGGTGCTCGGCACCACTTCTGTCGTCGGTCATGGCTGCCGCCCGTCCCGGTCACCCGGAGCCCGGATCGCCGCCGGAGAAGCGCGCCGGGGTGTCCAGGTGCTCGCCGACGCGCTTGACCATGCGGGCCATCTCGTACGCGACCAGGCCGATGTCCGCGGTGACCGTGCTGAGGACAGCGAGGCACGACCCGTCTCCCGCGGCGGCCACGAACAGGAAAGCGTCGTCCATCTCGACCATCGTCTGGCGTACGCCCCCGGCTCCGAAGTGCCGACCCGCGCCCTTGGCGAGGCTGTGGAACCCGGAGGCGACGGCGGCCAGGTGTTCGGCGTCCTCGCGCGTGAGCGCCGTGGAGGCGCCGACCGCGAGCCCGTCGTTGGACAGCACCACGGCATGCCGCACATCGCCGACCCGCAGCACCAGATCGTCAAGGAGCCAGTCCAGTTCACCGGACCGTCCGGCGGTGCGGCTCGAATCCCGGATCATGTGAGCTCTCCTTCGCTGCGAGCAGTGCTTCTGTGGGTTCCGTCCGGGTCCGGCACGGCTCCGATGACGCCGGGCAGCCGTCCCCCGCCTCGGGCCCAGCCGTCCCGGTAGGCGGCGATGCGGTCCCGTACGTGCTCGGGACTGCGCTCGTTGTCACGCCCAGCGTCGGCGGCCCCCGGTACGGCGGTGGGCGGCCCGCCGCGCAGCTGTGGGGCGAGGCTGGCCTGGCGCACCCGGCGCGGGAGGTCGTCCGGGACGTCCGTGGTGCCTACGTCCGGCGTCTCAGGGGGTGGGCCTTCCGTTTGCTTGCGCAGGTGGAGCGATGTGATGCCTGGGGGCGGCGACGCGGGGCGGCCCGGATCCGTCGGCGGACCGAGGACGGGGCGTTCGGCCGTGGCGGACAGGTGCAGGTCACGGGACGCCGCACCGCCCACGGCCGCGTACTGGGCGCTCTCGTTCACACGTGTCTCTTCGGGCTCTTGACGATCCGACGTACGCCCTGCGCGAGGCTCGGTGGTTCCGCTGTGCAGCAGTGCGGTCGGCAGCAGGACCACGGCCGTGGTGCCGCCGTACGGCGAGGTCCGCAGGTGGACCTTGATGTTGTGCCGCGCGGCGAGCCTGCTCACTACGAAGAGGCCGAGTTGGTCGCTGTCGAACAGATCCAATGCCTCGGACTCGGTGACGCGGCGGTTGGCCTCGACCAGGACTTCGGCGCCCATGCCCAGGCCACGGTCCTCGATCTCCAGGGCGTATCCGTTGCCCACGGGTTCGCCGCTGACACGCACCTTGGTGTGGGGCGGTGAGAACTGCGCGGCGTTCTCGACGAGTTCGGCGAGCAGGTGGGTGAGGTCGGCGACGGCGGCGCCCACGACGTCGGCAGAGGGCAGTTGGCGTACCTCCACGCGCGCGTAGTCCTCGACTTCGGAGAGCGCGGCGCGGACCACGTTCGTGAGGGGGACCGGCATCCGCCAGGCCCGGCCGGGTGCGGCTCCGGAGAGGATGATCAGGCTCTCCGCGTGCCGTCGCATGCGGGTGGTGAGGTGGTCGAGGCGGAAGAGGTCACCGAGTTCGTTCGGGTCGTCCGCACGGCGTTCCATGGTGTCGAGGAGGTTGAGCTGCCGGTGGACGAGAACCTGGCTGCGGCGGGCGAGGTTGACGAAGACTCCGGAGATGCCGCTGGCGAGTTCGGCCCGCTCGACGGCGGCGCGCAGGGCGGCGCGGTGCACCGTGCCGAGCGCTTCGGCGACCTGCCCGGTCTCGTCCTCGGCCCGGGGCCCTTGCGGCGCCTCTGCGTCGATGTCGATGTCCTCACCTGCCCTGAGCTTCCGTATGGCGTGCGGCAGTTGGCGGCGGGCGATCTCCAGGGCGCGGTTGCGGAGGCCGACGAGTTCGACGACGAGGCCGCGGCCGATGCGTACGGAGATGACGAGGGAGGCCACCACGGCGACGAGCCCGAGGAACACCGCGGCTCCGGCCGCGGTGAACACGCCCCGGGCCAAGGGGTCGGCGCGGTCGGCGGCGTCCCGTGCCGCGCGGTCGGCGATGGCTCGCTGCCGGTCCAGCACGGTCGCGTGGGCGGTGTCCCAGGTGCCGGCAGGTGCCGCCGCGAGGGCCTGCTCGCCGGGCTCGGCGAGGAGCACCTTGTCCTCGGCGGCCGTCACGTCCGCGTACGCGGTTGCGGCCACGAGGCGTTGCCACGCGGCGCGTTCGGGGCCGCGCAGGTCGGCCGCCGCCGTCTCGACGAGGGTCTGCCGGGTGTCGGCGGCGCCGGTGAACCTGCGCAGCCGCTCGCCGTCGAAGGTGCCCGCGAGCCGGGCGCTCGCCAGCAGCGCGTCCTCGCGGGCCAGCATCTCGCCCGCCCGTGAGAATTCGAGCAGCACGCGCGCGTGGGAGCCCGATTCGCCGCTCTGGACGGCGGAGAGCGCGCCGTTGACCTTGAAGGCGGCGGTGACGGCCCTCGTGTACTGCCCGTACGCGGCGTCCCATCCGGTGCGTCGGTCGAGGACGGACGTGCGCACGGTACGCAGCCTTTCGGCACCCGTGACGAACTGCGCGAGCCGGTCCGCGACCGGGGCGGGAAGGCCCGCGCCGTCGGCCACGGTGTTGCCCTCGCCGAGGCGCAGCTTCGCCACTGCTTGATCGGTGCGCTCGGCTTGCCTCTTGAGGGTGGCCGCGCGGTCGGCGGCGGGCTTGGTCGCGTACCGCACGGCTTCGGCGCGTTCGGCTTGGAGCGCGGTGACGGCCGCGACGACGGGCGCGCGTACGGCGGAGTCCACACGCTGTGTCTGTCGCAGGCCCACGACGTCCTGGGCGGTGCTGACGGTCGCGAAAGCCCACAGGGCGAGCAGGGAGACGACCGGCACCATCAGGAGGCAGACGACCTTGGCCCTGACGGTGCGCGGGCGCAGTCGCCATCGTGTCGCACGCGGCGCGGTGACCGGCCCCCGGTCCGTGCGGGGTTCCTCCGTGCCGCGGTTCTCCTGGGCGGGCGGGCCCGCGTGGGCTCGGCGGCCTCGGGCATGTGCCGTGCTCGGGGGCGGCGAGCCGGTTTCGGGGGTGGTCCGGGGTGTCTCCATGGCCTCCTCGCTCGGCTGGGTGCGCGATGTCTGCCTCCCGGCCGTGGCCGGTCCGCGTGCGCTACGGAGTGGCGCTCTCGACGGGCCGCTGGGCCGACACGGTGGCTGCTTGCTCCCCGGCGCTCGGGGACAGTGCGACGAACGCCGAGGTCAGGAACAGGTAGGAGCCGAGACCGACGGCGAGCGGGAAGATGAACTGCATCGTCGTCGCCCCGGGCAGCTCCGCACCGGAGGGCGTGACGCGAACGCTGACGGCCAGCATTCCGGTGTAGTGCATGCTGCTCACCGCCCCGCCCATGACGAGCGACGCTCCGGCGACCGCCAGGGGTGACGTGATGTTCAGGGCGGCCCACAGCGCGGCCGTCGCCGCGACCACGGCGATCACGACGGACAGCGTGACCAGCATCGGGTCGTACCGCACGTCCCCGTGCAGCCGCAGCGCGGCCATGCCCAGGTAGTGCATGCTCGCGACCCGGAGGCCGGTGGTGAGCCCGCCGAGCGCGAGGGCCCGGCCGCGGTCACGGCCGTAGCCGACGGCGAAGACACCCGCGCCGACGACGACCATCGCGACGAGCAGGCTCAGCAGCGTGAGCGGCACGTCGTAGCGGATCTCGGTGCCGCGGACGCCGAATCCGAGCATCGCGACGAAGTGCATCGTCCAGATGCCGGTGCCGATCGCGGAGCCGGCGGTGATGAGCCAGTTGCGGCGCGAACGTCCCGTGCTGCCCAGCGCTCGCACGGTGCACTGCAGTCCGAGCGCCGCACCGACGCAGGCCATCGCGTACGACAGCACGGGGGTCAGCCAGCCGAACGTGGCGTGGTCCAGGTGTCCCATGGCCCATGGACGCTAGACCCGTCGGGGGCGCACGACGGGGGCGCAGTTCGAAAGCTGCCGCCGATGTTTCGAATGCTGCCGTGATGCGACGCCTGCTGTCCCTGAACGATCGCGCCCCCTGCGAACACCTGCGCGTGCGGGATCATGAGTTGCATGACCGACGACCACACGAACGTCCAGGAGTTCTTCACCGCACGCGCCGCCGACTGGGACAGCCGCTTCCCGGACGACGGCCCGGCGTACCGCGCGGCGGTGGCCGAGCTCGGCCTGCGGCAGGGCGCCCGCGTCCTGGACGCGGGCTGCGGCACCGGGCGCGCCCTGCCCGCCCTGAGGGACGCCGTGGGGCCCTCGGGCTCCGTCCTCGGAGCGGATCTCACTCCGGCGATGCTCGAAGCCGCCGCACGGGCGGGCAGGGACGCTCACGGCCAGTTGCTGCTCGCCGACGTGGCACGGCTGCCGGTGCGCACGCACTCCCTGGACGCCGTGTTCGGCGCGGGGCTCATCTCTCACCTGCCCGAACCGGCCGCGAACCTCCGTGAGCTGGCTCGCGTGGTGCGTCCCGGTGGGCTGCTCGCCCTGTTCCACCCCATCGGCCGTGCGGCGCTCGCGGCCCGGCAGGGGCGTCAGACCACGCCGGACGACCTCCGCGCCGAACCCAACCTCCGGCCGCTCCTGTGCGATTCGGGCTGGCACATGACGTCGTACGTCGATGAGGACACCCGGTTCCTCGCGCTGGCCGTACGCGCCGGCTGACGACGGTCGGTGACGTCGGCCCAGGCGCCAGGAGCCACCCCAAGCAACAGGGGCAACAGGTCAGGTCTGCCCGGCCACCACCGCGGCGAAGGCCGTCGCGTTGTCCAGCATGACGTTGTGCCCGGCGTCCGGCACGGTGACGACCCGTACCCCGGACGCCACCAGCTCTTCGTGACCGGCGAGTTCACCACTGAGCGCGCCCTGCAGAAAAACGTGCTCTACGGAGAGCCCCGTCAGCATCACGCGCATGGTGGGGTCGGTGCCCCGGACGAGCCCGGTCGCGCTGCGGTGCAGTGCCGGCGGGTCGGCGAGCCGCATGGTCGCAGCCCACACGGGCCCCACCCGCTCGAGCACGCTGCTGTACCCCTCCTTCACGAACTGCTCCTCTTCGTAGGCAGCGATTCGGCTGCTGCCCGCCGTCCCGGCAGGGGCCGGATCCAGGTTCGCCTCGGTGAGGACCAGGCGTGAGACGAGGTCCGGCCGCCGGTGCGCGAGCACGATGGCGACGGAGCCGCCCATGCTGTGCGCGACGAACTCCGCCCCGCGCACCGCGGCCACGTCCAGTGCGGCCGCCATCGCATCCGCGTGCCCGTCCAGCGTGTAGCCGAAGTCGTCGGGACGGTCGCTGAGGCCATGGCCCGGCAGATCCAGGAACAGCGACCTGCGCCCGGTCGCCGAGAGCACCCTCTACCCGGCCATCAAACGCTTGGAGAAGGCCGGGCTGCTGGCCCGCGAGACCCAGCCCGGCGCCGTCGCCGCGCCGCGCCACGTCCTGAGCCTCACCAACACCGGCAGGAGCGAGTTGCGCCGCCGTCTCACCGAGCCCGCGCGGGCGGACATCACGGACGAGAACCGCTGGTTCACACTGCTGGCATTCCTGCGTCACCTCGACGACGCCGAAGCCCAGGCAGGCGTGCTGCGGCGCCGCCTGGACTTCTTGCAGGAACCGGCGAGCTTCTTCTACGAGGGCGACCGCCCACTGCGCGCCGAGGAGCTCGATGACCCGTTCCGGCAGGGCATCCTCACCATCGCCCGCGCCACCAGCCGGGCGGAACTCGCCTGGCTCCGCAAGACCTTGGCGTCGCTCGGCTGAGGCCGGCGAGCGGTCGGCCCGTGGTCATTCCGGCCGCGGTGTCGGCGACTTCGCGGGGCGCACCGGACAGCCGCGCACGCCGGGTTCGGGACGCGTACCGAGCTCACCCACCCGGTAGCCGTCCGGATAGCCCTTGATCTCGCGGTTCTGCCGGGCGTAGTGCGGGGCCGTGCGCGGCGGGAGCAGGCGCACCGCGCGGCCGCGCAGACGCACCGCGCCACGGACGAGCGTCCTGGTGACGGGATGGGGCTGTTCGTAGCGGAAGGCCTTCACCAGGCTGTCGTCGAGCAGGGCGACGGTGGCCGCGCGCAGAAGGGGCGCAAGAGGGCGGGGGTACCAGGAGGCCATCAGCTCGATGGTCGCGTCGGATACCGTCCGCGCGCCTTCGTCCCACGCGAAATGAGCCTCTTCGTAGGCGTCGAGGCACTCGGCGAACTCCTCGTAGGAGCCGGGGATGCCCTGGATGCCCAGGTGCCGACCGAGCGTACGGTAGTACACGGCGGACGCGGCGGCCTCGTGCTGTGAGAACCTGCGCCATCCGTAGGCGTCGATCCATCTCTTGGGCATCACCACGAAGGTGCAGAGCACGTACCGCATGTCGTCGTTGGCGATGTCGTAGCTGCCGTGCATCTGGTTGATGCGCCGCATGGCCGTGCGGCCCACCTCGCTGCCGAAGCCGTGCTCGACGACCGCGTCGAGGAGCAGAGCCGTGTCGTCGTACCGCTTCTGCGTACGCTCCGTCAGCTCCGCTGTCCGCGCGAGGAGGCGGCCGATGCTCGGCACGGCGTAGGTGCGGTAGAGCGCGAGCTCGAGGGCGCGGGTGAAGTCCCAAGGGAACTCGTACGTCGCGGAGAGCCGGTAGATGGTCAGGAAGTCCTTCTCCGGGTCCAAACGCCGGATGTGCTGGAGCCGTTCATAACGCTTCACCGCACGGTCCCCCTATCTACAGCCGGGGCTCCAACTCTACGTTGGGGATCTGGAGTTCAAGCACCACACGGCGTGGTCCACATGGGGGAAGGCGGTCGGAATGTTCGACAAAATCCGTAAGCGCTGGCATCGGAGCGCGTCGACGGACCCGGCAGCCCCCACTGGGGTCGCCGAGAAGCAGCGCCCGCACAATCTCTTCGAGGCCGCCGCCGTCTATGTGGCGGCGTGTGCCGAGGACGACCAGGAGGGCGTCGACGAGGCCGCGGGCTGGGTGTCTCCGGAGGCGCTGTCCTTCGGGGTGAACGAACTCGCCTGTCGAGCCGTCATCGCTCTCGCGCGGGAGCGCGACGAGTCTCCGCGCGATGTGGCGCGTACGCTCCTCGGCCTGCCTGCCGCCTGACGTCGACGTGCGTCGGGTCCGGGCACACGAGTGCCACACCGACGGGGATCGCTGAATCAGCGGCGTGCAGCAGGCGTTCGCGAACCTCTCGGGGCGTGCGGGGCCGGAAGCCGGGCCCGCAGCCGCAGCAGTCCTGCCGAAAGCGCACACCGGCGATCAGGAGGACCGCGAGGGCGCGCCACGCGGCGGTGTCCCGGCGCTTGGGCACCGCGAGGGCGGTGCCCGCGTCGAGCAGTGGGTGAGCGCACCGCGGACAGACGTCGTGGCGCACCCGTGCGAAGTCGGTCGGTTTCTTGAAGGACGCGCGGCACGGCAGACAGACGAAGTGTGATCTGGCGCTGGGCATGACGGGCAGCGTAGGTGGCCGTGTCGTCGGCGCACGAGCGAATTTTCCTGGTCATTCACCCTCGACGGCGTGTTGACCCAGTGGTTAAGGTGCGCCGACGGAGCAAGCAGGGGCCAGTGATGGGGAGGCAGCATGGCCGCGACGGACGACGCTGTCGCCACCGATGACGACGCGCTGTACGTGCTGACGGCGGTCTTGCTGACGCCCGCGAAGTTCCCGAGCGTGCTCGGCGACGACTATCCGGAATCCTGTGCCGCGCTGGGGCTGCCGCCGCTGGCCGCCGGATACGGACTGGTACTCGGGCAGGACAACAAAGGGGCGCGCTGGACCGTCGTCACCGACGACGTGTCGCTCGTCGCCGTCGCGATCGCTTCCTGGGACTGCGGCATGGAGTACGACCTGTCGCCCGACGAACGCACCGTGGTCGCGGCGCTGCCCGGCTGGCCCCTCGCGGTGGCGGTGGCGGCACCCGGCGTGCCCGCGCCGCACGACCCCGATCCGGACCCCGCACAGCCCGACCAGCTCCCGCTCGCCCCGCCCGAGTCGGACGCCTGGGGCCCGGCCCAGCGCCGTCTGGGCGCCGACGAGATAGCCCTCCAATGGGCCGCGTGGCGCGAGCAGATCGACGACGAGGACTTCGCCACGGGCGCCGTCGCCGAGGAAGACGGCCCGGCGGACGACACCGGCGCAAGGACCGAGGCCACCGTGGACGGGAACCGGGGCGGGGACGACGCGGGCAGCCCCTCCCGTGCCGGAGGGAGCAGCCCCCAAGGCTCGGCCTCAGCTCCCTCGACCGGCGTGCGACGGGTCCTCGCCGAAGCCCGTGCGTACGTGGAGACGCCGCCGCCGCTGGGGCGGGTGCGGTCGTCCTTCGCCTCCGGTGAGGCACGCACGCTGCGCGCCGACGGTCCCGGTTGGTCCATGGTCGCGAGGACCGACGACATCGCGTTCGTGCTGCTCGACGAGGAACCAGGAGAGGTGCTGCCGGTCGGGCGGGGGCCGGAGCTCCCGGGGCTGCTCGAAGCGCTCGACAAGATGGCGGTGCGCCCCTCCTGACGCGGGCGTTCGGCACCGCCTCAAGCCGGGTACGGCTCAGATCGCGGCCGGCCCCGGAGAACGCGCTGCTGCGCCATGGCGGCGACTCAGCGGCCCAGCTCCTTGCGGGTGACACGACGCAGCCTGCGCCGCTGCCCGGAATCGAGGGTCAGATAGGCCGCGGCCGGGACGCCGACCACGATCAGGAACGCGAGCCACCAGGGCAGCCAGATGAGCAGGATGAGCCCTGCCGCCACGCCTCCTGCGGCGATCTTCGCCTTCTTCGACATGTCCGTCGCCTCCTTCGCGGCAGGTGCCGCTCTCTGTCTTGAGAAACGGGATCGGACCGCGCCCAGTTCCAGGTCGCGACCCTGACTGATCCCTGACGTGCGTCCCCTACTCGACCCTGAGTGCCCTCAGCGGTTCGCCCACTTCGTGCAGGTGGCGAAGCACCTGCCGGTAGGAGTCGACGAGCCCGGTCTCCGCGTAAGACATACCCACAGCATGACAGTGCGCACGGACAAGGGGCTGGGCGAGCCGCAGGTGCGGTCGGGGCATGCTCGGGAAGAGGTGGTGCTCGATCTGGTAGTTCAGCCCGCCGAGGAACCAGTCGGTGACCGCGCCGCCGCGGATGTTCCGTGAGGTGAGGACCTGGCGCTTCAGGTGGCCCCACCGCTCGCCGTCCGGGTCGGGCATTTCCATGCCCTTGTGGTTAGGGGCGAAGGCCATGCCCAGGTGCAGACCGAAGAGGGCCTGGTGGACGGCGGCGAAGGCGATCGCGTGCCCCAGGGGCATGGCCAGCAGCAGGAGCGTCACGTACCCCACGAGGTGGGCGACCAGCAGAGGGCCTTCGACGGCTCGTTCCCGTCGGCTCTGGCGGCGCAGGTCACGGAATCCGTAGACCTTCATGGCGATGCCCTGGAGCAACGTCAGAGGGAAGAACAGCCAGGCCTGATGGCGCGTGAGCCAGCGCCGGAAACCTGCCCGGGGCCCGGTCTGCCGCGCCGTGAACACCAGGATGTCGGCGGCGACGTCCGGGTCCTTCTCGGTGTGGTTGGGGTTGGCGTGGTGCCGGTTGTGCTTGTCGTTCCACCAGCTCACGCTCATCCCGAGGAGCAGGTTGCCGTGGACAAGGCCGATGAGGCGCGCCACCGTGCGGTTGTCGGTGATCTGCGAGTGCCCGGCATCGTGCCCGATGAAGGCGGTGCGCGCGCACAGGACGGAGAGCACCGGCGCGAGCAGCAAGACCCACCAGGTGTGGCCGATGACGAAGAGTCCCGCGCCGACGGCTGCCAAGGCCGCGGCGTTCATGGCTATCCCGCGCGCGTACCAGCCGGTGCGACGGTCGAGGAGCCCTCCCGTTTTGACGGCTCGCAGGAGTGGTGTGAAGTCGCTTCCGGAGCGGTGGCGGGGGGTGACGCCACCGGGGCGTTCCACGACGGCTGCGGCAGCCTGGGCCATGACGAGTTCTCCGGTCTCCTGAGGATGCTCTGACCTCAGGAAACGTACGGATCTGTGACCTTCGGCGACCATGACGCCACCCCCCGTGTTCCACCGGGGGCAAACGCCCGGGCACAGGGGTGCTGGGTACACCCCCACAACAGGAGTGGCGAGCATCACAGCACACGAAGCGCCTCAGGTTGGCAATTCCGAGGTATCTTCGGCCGCTCCCGCCACATTAGTCAAGTTTGAGGAATGCGCCATAGCTGTGCACAAGCACTCCGCTGTCAGTCCTTCCGAGATCGTAGAACTGTCCCGCTGCTCTGTCGTGTTCGTCCCCGGTGACCCCGGGCGCACCGGTCAGGTCGCGTTCTGGCACGCCGACGGCCGTACCCCACCCGCCTCGGCCGTCGGCGACGTCGGCGAGCTGACCGTCGCCGTGCCCGGTACCGACGGCATCCACCTCGACGTCGTGCCCGCTGCGCTGCTTCCGGTCGGCACGGCGCTGCCCGTCCTCACCCGCGCACGGGCCGCGTCCGGCGCGCACCCCACCGCCGCCTTCTGGGGCGCGGCGGCCGTACTGGCCCTGCAACTGGCCGCCCGCGGCCTGTTGTTGCCAGGCCTCACCGACAGTGATCACGACGCCTGGCGTGCGGGCCCGTTGAACGCCGACGACCTGCGACGGCTGCGCGACCTCGCGGCCTCTATGCCGCCCGCCGCCCATGCCGTTCCTCTCGCCGACCACACGCCACCGCGCCTGCCCGCACCGGAGCGGCTGCTGCACCAGTTCCTGGACGCCGTGGCCGACACACTGCCGCGCTCCCCCGCCGCCGCGGCGGCGGCCGGCCAGCCCGCGTTCGCCTCGCCGAAACCCCAGCACCTGCCCGCGCAGCGCGCCTGGGCCATGGACGTCGCGGCAGGCCACGACGCCGGTGTGCGGGTCTCGCTGCGCGTCGAGGTACCCGGCCTGTTGGCCGACACCTCCACGGAGACCC from Streptomyces flavofungini includes:
- a CDS encoding PPOX class F420-dependent oxidoreductase, whose product is MAQKMTDEQWRAFVSHGTRTAKLSTVRANGSPHIAPIWFVLDGDDLVFNTGKDTVKGRNLARDGRVALCVDDDQPPFAFVVLQGHAELIEDIEQVRHWATRLGGRYMGEDRAEEFGKRNGVPGELLVRVRIDKVLAYDAVAD
- a CDS encoding GTP-binding protein, with amino-acid sequence MGSEHSDTTGGDATVTGETADPRGTAESTALALKILVAGGFGVGKTTLVGAVSEIRPLRTEELLSEAGQSVDDTEGVDRKVTTTVAMDFGRITIRSGLSLYLFGTPGQDRFWFLWDELSQGALGAVVLADTRRLEDCFPAVDYFEHRRIPFVVAVNCFSDARTYGAHDVSRALDLDRGTPVVLCDARDRDSGKEVLIRLVEYAGRRHTARLLDSIG
- a CDS encoding DUF742 domain-containing protein, coding for MTDDRSGAEHRHGSQWFDVEAGPLVRPYAMTGGRTRPGPSGVRFDLIALVTLTGSGTDATGPGGDAALGPEHRALIGMCRVETQSVAELAAGADLPVGVVRVLLGDLVEGGHVVVHRPVPPAQLPDEKILREVIDGLRAL
- a CDS encoding roadblock/LC7 domain-containing protein produces the protein MIRDSSRTAGRSGELDWLLDDLVLRVGDVRHAVVLSNDGLAVGASTALTREDAEHLAAVASGFHSLAKGAGRHFGAGGVRQTMVEMDDAFLFVAAAGDGSCLAVLSTVTADIGLVAYEMARMVKRVGEHLDTPARFSGGDPGSG
- a CDS encoding sensor histidine kinase, with product METPRTTPETGSPPPSTAHARGRRAHAGPPAQENRGTEEPRTDRGPVTAPRATRWRLRPRTVRAKVVCLLMVPVVSLLALWAFATVSTAQDVVGLRQTQRVDSAVRAPVVAAVTALQAERAEAVRYATKPAADRAATLKRQAERTDQAVAKLRLGEGNTVADGAGLPAPVADRLAQFVTGAERLRTVRTSVLDRRTGWDAAYGQYTRAVTAAFKVNGALSAVQSGESGSHARVLLEFSRAGEMLAREDALLASARLAGTFDGERLRRFTGAADTRQTLVETAAADLRGPERAAWQRLVAATAYADVTAAEDKVLLAEPGEQALAAAPAGTWDTAHATVLDRQRAIADRAARDAADRADPLARGVFTAAGAAVFLGLVAVVASLVISVRIGRGLVVELVGLRNRALEIARRQLPHAIRKLRAGEDIDIDAEAPQGPRAEDETGQVAEALGTVHRAALRAAVERAELASGISGVFVNLARRSQVLVHRQLNLLDTMERRADDPNELGDLFRLDHLTTRMRRHAESLIILSGAAPGRAWRMPVPLTNVVRAALSEVEDYARVEVRQLPSADVVGAAVADLTHLLAELVENAAQFSPPHTKVRVSGEPVGNGYALEIEDRGLGMGAEVLVEANRRVTESEALDLFDSDQLGLFVVSRLAARHNIKVHLRTSPYGGTTAVVLLPTALLHSGTTEPRAGRTSDRQEPEETRVNESAQYAAVGGAASRDLHLSATAERPVLGPPTDPGRPASPPPGITSLHLRKQTEGPPPETPDVGTTDVPDDLPRRVRQASLAPQLRGGPPTAVPGAADAGRDNERSPEHVRDRIAAYRDGWARGGGRLPGVIGAVPDPDGTHRSTARSEGELT
- a CDS encoding MHYT domain-containing protein, whose protein sequence is MGHLDHATFGWLTPVLSYAMACVGAALGLQCTVRALGSTGRSRRNWLITAGSAIGTGIWTMHFVAMLGFGVRGTEIRYDVPLTLLSLLVAMVVVGAGVFAVGYGRDRGRALALGGLTTGLRVASMHYLGMAALRLHGDVRYDPMLVTLSVVIAVVAATAALWAALNITSPLAVAGASLVMGGAVSSMHYTGMLAVSVRVTPSGAELPGATTMQFIFPLAVGLGSYLFLTSAFVALSPSAGEQAATVSAQRPVESATP
- a CDS encoding class I SAM-dependent methyltransferase; translated protein: MTDDHTNVQEFFTARAADWDSRFPDDGPAYRAAVAELGLRQGARVLDAGCGTGRALPALRDAVGPSGSVLGADLTPAMLEAAARAGRDAHGQLLLADVARLPVRTHSLDAVFGAGLISHLPEPAANLRELARVVRPGGLLALFHPIGRAALAARQGRQTTPDDLRAEPNLRPLLCDSGWHMTSYVDEDTRFLALAVRAG
- a CDS encoding alpha/beta fold hydrolase codes for the protein MLSATGRRSLFLDLPGHGLSDRPDDFGYTLDGHADAMAAALDVAAVRGAEFVAHSMGGSVAIVLAHRRPDLVSRLVLTEANLDPAPAGTAGSSRIAAYEEEQFVKEGYSSVLERVGPVWAATMRLADPPALHRSATGLVRGTDPTMRVMLTGLSVEHVFLQGALSGELAGHEELVASGVRVVTVPDAGHNVMLDNATAFAAVVAGQT
- a CDS encoding oxygenase MpaB family protein, with the protein product MKRYERLQHIRRLDPEKDFLTIYRLSATYEFPWDFTRALELALYRTYAVPSIGRLLARTAELTERTQKRYDDTALLLDAVVEHGFGSEVGRTAMRRINQMHGSYDIANDDMRYVLCTFVVMPKRWIDAYGWRRFSQHEAAASAVYYRTLGRHLGIQGIPGSYEEFAECLDAYEEAHFAWDEGARTVSDATIELMASWYPRPLAPLLRAATVALLDDSLVKAFRYEQPHPVTRTLVRGAVRLRGRAVRLLPPRTAPHYARQNREIKGYPDGYRVGELGTRPEPGVRGCPVRPAKSPTPRPE
- a CDS encoding fatty acid desaturase family protein; the protein is MAQAAAAVVERPGGVTPRHRSGSDFTPLLRAVKTGGLLDRRTGWYARGIAMNAAALAAVGAGLFVIGHTWWVLLLAPVLSVLCARTAFIGHDAGHSQITDNRTVARLIGLVHGNLLLGMSVSWWNDKHNRHHANPNHTEKDPDVAADILVFTARQTGPRAGFRRWLTRHQAWLFFPLTLLQGIAMKVYGFRDLRRQSRRERAVEGPLLVAHLVGYVTLLLLAMPLGHAIAFAAVHQALFGLHLGMAFAPNHKGMEMPDPDGERWGHLKRQVLTSRNIRGGAVTDWFLGGLNYQIEHHLFPSMPRPHLRLAQPLVRAHCHAVGMSYAETGLVDSYRQVLRHLHEVGEPLRALRVE